One part of the Plasmodium cynomolgi strain B DNA, chromosome 3, whole genome shotgun sequence genome encodes these proteins:
- a CDS encoding hypothetical protein (putative): MAVCLVHGAPSNVKYLCFVLQCERAKDSSFLTIYSKSPQELYRRILRLETPEPWGDSQTYEITTKDKSGNLITTVFNKNAEALYFYINRRASKGDGPSKGRSSKLRKRKKQN, translated from the exons ATGGCAGTGTGCCTGGTACATGGAGCTCCGTCCaatgttaaatatttatgtttcgTTTTGCAGTGTGAGAGGGCAAAGGACAGTTCCTTTTTGACGATCTACAGCAA ATCGCCCCAAGAATTGTACCGTCGTATTTTGAG ATTGGAAACTCCGGAACCATGGGGAGATTCCCAAACGTACGAAATTACCACCAAAGATAAGTCTGGAAATTTGATTACGACCgtgtttaacaaaaatgcagaggcgttgtatttttacataaatagaAGGGCATCGAAGGGGGATGGACCAAGCAAAGGAAGGAGCTCCAagttgagaaaaagaaaaaaacagaattaA